CCCACACCACCACCGACAATCACGATATGATGAATTTTTGACATGAATTACCTAATAATTTTTATTGAAGGATGGCTTAATATGCCATCCTGTTGGTAATTATTTGTATTTTTTGTTTTACAATTTACATACTTACAACAAAACAAAGTAAATGGGTTGGGTTTGCTCTTACTCAGAAACCTAACCATGTTTTTAGCCATTCGAGTAGACGTTCAAACCATGATGCTTGCTCGATATGTACTTCATCTTCAATGTCAAAAGATTGCAGTAAGAGGTCATTTTGATAGACATTGACTTTGGCTAAATGCATTATTTTTGCTAGTGGCGCAGTCAGCGAAGCTTCATTCAGTTCGACATTTAAATGTGTCTCTGTGTTTTGCAAAGGGTGAACTGCGGACAACAATCCTGTTGCATTTGCTTGCATGATTCTTGAATTGATATTGTCAAAGTTCATCAAGTCGATCGGTTGTACATTATTGTATAAACTGGTGGTCACAATTTGAGGTTTTTTGGCTTCAACTTTAAACATTTTCAAAGTCGATTTGACCACAGGTAACTCAGCGATTAATTGCTTGTCTTTGATGACAACTTCATCACGTGTATAGGCATATGCTAAGTTTAAAAGCTTGTGTGCAACTTCGGCACGTTTGCTCGCATTTTTGGTGCCCATCACCACGACGATAATACGGCGATCAGGTACATCCGGATTGAGTGTAGGGCGGTGTGCTGACAGAGCTAAATTATAACCTGCAGCTTTAGTGAATCCTGTTTTTAAACCATCGACACTTGGGTCAGTTTTTAAGATCAAATTGGTTGCATGATGAAAGTGTTGTTTATAGCTGAAACTTGGCATCACCGAATAATGCAAATAATCAGGGGTATGCTGTGCAACAGCTTGTCCAAGTAAAGCCATATCATGCGCAGAGGAAAAATGCTCAGGCATGGTAACGCCTGGCGCATTGGCAAAGTGCGTGTTATTCATTCCCAAAGCTTTCGCTTCTTTGTTCATGCGTTCAATAAAAGCAGGGAGTGTACCTGAAATACGTTCTGCTAAAGTCACAGCTGCATCATTGGCAGACATGACAATCAAACCTGCAATCAGTTGATCAACTGAGATTTGTTCGCCTTCTTTGAGATACATTTGTGATTCATCCCATTGTACGATTTTAACAATAGGTGTTGCTGTCAGTATTTCATCTTTCTTCAGATGTCCTGCCTGAATTTCTTTTAATGCAATGTACGCCACCATCATTTTGGTCATTGAAGCGGGTGCACGTTGTACATGACTATTATACTCAGCAATAGTCTGTCCTGTTTGAGTATCTAAAATCGTCCAAGCTTCTGCTTCTACTGATGCTGGATTGATATTTAATAGTGCTGCATTGACGAACGTTGAGCACAGTGAGCAAATGAAGACAAGCAAGTAAGTGGCAATTTTCAAGGGGGACAGCCTTAGCAAAACAGGAGGTGAAAAATATAACGAATGCTATGCTTTTTTCACTATTCTGGCTAGTCAGTTTTACAATCAAAAAGCACGAATAAAGCACAGCTTTGTAAAAAATGTTAATCTAATAAATAATTACCTTAGATATTTTTTTGAATACGGCTTATGTTGCATTATCAAATTGAATTTGACGATTATCGTCAGCATCTCGTGCATGTCACTTTACGTTTTTTAGCGAATCCAACCCAAGTATTATCTTTGCCAACATGGATTCCAGGTAGTTATTTAATTCGTGAATTTGCCAAGCATTTAGAAGCTGTTAAAGCCTATGATGAAGCAGGGCGCGAACTCCAAATTACCAAGTTTGATAAGAACAAATGGCGTTTATATAACACAGATCATGAGCTCATCACGGTTGAATATGATGTTTATGCTTATGATCTCTCAGTGCGTGGTGCTTATGTGGATCAAACACGTTTTTATGTAAATCCTGCGTGTTTATGTTTAGGCTTGCAAGATCAAGAACACTCGCCCATTGAATTGGAAATCTTTTTACCTGAAGAGTTAAAACATTTCCAAATTGCCACAGGACTAGCATCAAAAAGCTTAGTTAAAGGTCGTTATACGCTCACTGCGAAAAATTATGCAGAATTGATTGACTGCCCATTTGAATTGGCAGATCAAACACGTTTTAGCTTTGAAGCTCATGGTATTCCTCATGAATTTGTAGTTTCTGGCCAGCATGCAATGAATGCTGAACGTATGCAGCAAGACATTGAAAAAATTTGTAGCACTGAAATTGCCATGTTTGGTTCAGCACCTTTTGCAAACTATACTTTTATGACCATGGCAACAGGTAATAGCTATGGTGGTTTAGAGCATCCGAACAGTACCAGTTTAATTACACCACGTGATGATTTGCCCAAAGCCGATGAACCTGTTGAACCATCAGCAGATTATCAACGTTTCTTAGGTTTATGTAGTCATGAATATTTTCATTCATGGTTAGTGAAATTTATTCGTCCTGAAAATTTAGCGACCTATGATTTAAATCAAGAAAGTTTGACCTCTTTATTGTGGATTTTTGAAGGATTTACCTCTTATTACGATGACTTAATTTTGTATCGTAGTGGCGTAATTTCTCAAGAATCTTATTTAAAGCTACTCAAAGCACAGATTGATCGTTATTTACAAAATCCAGGGCGCTTCATTCAAACTGTTGCTGAGTCTAGTTTTGATGCGTGGATTAAGTTTTATCGTCAAGATGAAAACTCTAATAATGCAGGCACAAGTTACTATAACAAAGGTTGTCTAGTGGCATTATGCTTAGATTTAGGCTTGCGTATGAAAGGTTCAAGCCTTGATGCTTTAATGCGTAAATTGTATGAAAATACACAAAATGGCATTCAAGTGAATGAACGCACGATTTTCACTTTATGTGAAGAACTGACAGGCGTACAGTGGATTGAGCAAATTAACCACTTGATTAATACCACGGAAGAATTACCCCTTGATCAATTGTTGCCTGAATTTGGTATTGATTTTGAAGTAAAAAATGAAAAAACGTTGCCATTTGGCTTAAAAATTTCAGACAAAGCAGAAGGCGTGTTGATCCAGCAAGCCCATCGTAATGGTACAGGGGCAAAAGCAGGACTGTCTGCTCATGATGTGATTATTGCCATTGATGGTTTAAAAGCATCGGAAAAGTTATTGGTTAAATATGCGAAACAAGCAACCAATTTCACAGTCTATGCGTTCCGCCGTGATGAATTAATACAGTGTGAACTACAAGGCGGTGAAGTTGAGCTGAGTACAGTTGAACTTAACGTTGTAGATCAAAGCAAAGTCGCGAAATGGTTAAGCATTTAAAGTATCGAATCTAAATTTAAAAAGCACTCACTCGAGTGCTTTTTTTAGGCATAAGCTTTGTTCTTTTTTCGAGAGTTCGTGACTTTATGAAAATGTCCTTGAAAATAAAGCCTGTCTAACTGTTGTACTAAAGGTGTGACCATGTCTGTTCTTTTGATCGGACTATAGTGTTCGACAACTTGTCCCAAATGTGCAATAGATTTTCTTTGAATATATTGATAATTCAAGTATTTTTCGATTAATTCATCTGTTTTGGCTTCATTTAAACACACTGAAGTGACGATTGCACCTGTATGAATAGCTTCAGATAACATGGTAATGCTGTCTTCAGTCACAAAAATATATTTACACTGTGCTAATTTTTCAGACATTGTAAATTTTTGATGCGGGTCTATATGATCTATTTGTTGTGCACGTAATAAATCTAAACTTTTAGGGTCTAAATCAGGTGTTCTACGAGAGCAAATGACGCTTCCTTTCAACTGATGTATACTGACAAAATGAGCAAATTCTTGAATCATGTCAGAATAATCTTGCTTTGAAAAAGGATAATCTGAAGTTGATCCACCTAAAAGTAAAACAGCTTCATGTTGTTCTTGCGCTTTAAGCTGAGTTGCAAAATGCGCAGAAACTGGCGGTGTGGGTAAAATAATTTGTTTACAATTTACATTTTGAGCCAAAGCAGTAATGCTCAAATCAATGAGATTTTCATTAAATTTTCTTAAATTTCCAACATATAAAAGTGGTATTTGGTATTTTTGAGCCAAATATGCTGCGTAGATTAAATTTGGCATACCTGAGCAAATGATGATTTCTGTCTGTTGAATGCCTGTAGGTTCAAATTTAAAAAATAATTGCCCTAAAAATTTATAAAATATTGGAAAATTAGAAAACTTTTTAAATAAACTCACCCATTTTTTACTTAGTGTGATAGGGAGTTGAAAAGCTTGAAATCCTAAGGAGTATTTTTCTTGAATAATTTCAGCGACAGCAAGTGATGGATTTAAATGACCTTTTCGACCATCGTGAATCACGATCACAGATGTATTGGATCCCATTATAGTCACAACTTAACCTAATCTGATGTTTTGTTAGAATCAGGCTAGCGAGACATTATTAAATCATACTGAAGCTTAGATTAAAAATTTTTGACAAAGTGCAGTTATTGGTATGATTTACGCTTTGAGTATTTTAATCAAAATCACGATGTAAATAGGGTATTTATAATGAATCATTATGACGCGGCATGATGTTTTAACATAAAAAACTGCTGAAATTAGGTCATGAGATTGATTAAAAATCAGCAGTTTTGGGTATATCACAATTAAAAATTTAACGATTTGGGTTATTTTGCATCAGTTTTAGCTTTTAGGCTTTGAGTTAAACCATTGATGTCACCACCTTGTATACCTAATTCATTCATTAAGCTATCAATCAAAGGGGCTTGTGTACGGTAACGCAAAGCGCTATTCACTACTTGATCTGACAAAGCCACCTGACCTTGTTCAGTACCTGTATCCATTGCAGCAGATGAACCGCCCATGCCACCTAAACCATTCACTTGTAAAATTTTAATGTCATCAATATTTTCCATTGGTTTAACGCTTTCACGAATAATTTCGGGTAAATATTTTAACAATGCCAAGCGGATTTGCATTTCTACTTGCTCAGTTGACAAAATATTATTGGCTTCGTTGACTGCACGCGTACCTTCTGCATCTACATGGTATTGTTTTTCTTGTGCTTGTGCGAGCAAGATTTTTGCATCTGCTTCACCTTTAGCTTTTAAACGGACTTTCTCAGCTTCAGCTTCGGCAGCAATACGCACTGCTTCGGCTTCATCGACCGCTGCTTTTTTAGATGCTTCTGCGGCTACTGTAATGGCGATTGCATCCGTTTCAGCCACCTGTTTTGCAGCCACGAGTTCAACAGCTTTTATACGTTCAGCACGTTGTGTTTCACGAACAGTTAAGACCTCTTCTTCGGCTTTGACCGCTTGGGCACGTGCTTGATCAGCAAGTGCTTTTGCTTCAGATTCAGCACGAGATTTTTCAGCAATCGCAATTGCACGATCTTGTTCAGCCAACTCAATGGTTTTCTTCTGTTCTACTTGTGCTTTTTGAATTAACTGTGCTTTGACAATATTTTCATTTTCAACATCACGAGCAGATGCAATACGTTTGAGTTCAACTTCACGATCTGCCGCAATACGTGCTTCTTCTGCTTCACGTTTTTTCGATGCTTCTTGTGATGCAATTTCTGCCAATTGTTCAGCTTTGCGAATGGAAATTTCACGCTCTTGTTGCATTTTTGCATATTCTTCTTCACGTAAAATTTGCAATTGCGCTTGTTGGGTTTCTAAGTTTTTAGCTTTAATTGCAAGATCAGCATCTTGCTCAATATCATTTCGCTTTTTACGACGATCTTCAATCGTTTCAGTCAGTTTAGTTAAACCCTCAGCATCAAAAGCATTTTGGGGGTTGAAAAATTTAAAGCTTGTTTGGTCTAAACCTGTCAAAGATACGGTTTCAAGTTCAAGACCATTTTTAAACAAATCTTCCGAAACGACTTGTTGTACTTTTTGTACGAAATCAACACGCTTTTCATGTAATTCTTCCATTGCCATTTCTGCGGCAACAGCACGTAAAGAATCGACAAATTTACCTTCAACTAAGTCTTTTAATTCAGGCGGTGACATGGTTTTTTTACCTAATGTCTGTGCTGCTGTCGCAATTGATTCCGCCGTAGGTTTTACACGGACATAAAACTCAGCCATGACATCGACACGCATTCGATCTCGTGTGATCAGTGCCTGATCTGCTGCACGTTTCACTTCTAAACGTAAAGTGTTCATGTTGACAGGAATCACTTCATGTAAAACAGGTAATACGATTGCACCACCATTTAAAATGACTTTTTCACCGCCGAAACCAGTTCGAACAAATGATACTTCTTTACTTGATCGTTTATAAAGGCGGGCAATAATGATCCCGATGAAAATAAGCGCAGCTAAAATAAGACCTGCAAGTATTAAAATTTGATTAAAAGATGAACTCATCATGTCATTATCTCTACGTTGTTATTAAAAAATTAAAGTTGAATCGCTTGAAACCCGTTTGCTGTTTTTTGCGTTAAAATCACTTCTTGACCTTGTGAAAAAATCATATCGAGCTCAGGCTCGACTAAGACATAATGTGTTTGACCAAATTGGTCGAGAACTTTAGCTTGAGCAGGATAATTTTTCTTTGCTTCACCTAAGATGATTAATGCGGTACGCCCAATCAGTTCATCACTATGAATGGCTGTGGTTTCATCTTGAGGTAAAATTTTGGAGATCAGTGCAGCACTTACACGTACCAAAGGCATGCATAAAAATAAGCAAGCGGGTGCTGAAATCCAAATCGGTAAATAATGTTGTGTAAATGCAAAAAAAGCCGCTTGTACAGCAAAACCAAAAACAGCATAGACAGTTAAAAAAATAATTAACCAAACTAAAACAGGGATGCGCCCTAAATATAGCCAATCTAAAAATTGCACAACAAAGTTTTGTTCTACATCTAGATCTATTGCTAGACTTTTTGCTTCACCTAAGCCATCAGGAATGAATTGATCTAAAAATCCCTGCGTAGATGCACCTAAAATTAAAAGTAAACATTCAAAAACGCCCAATAACAGCATTAAGCATAAGCTGACACTAAAAAATAAGTTTGAAGGATGTGTAAATAGTTCCCACATTGTCTGAGCTCTTATTTAATTCACAATTTATTTTTGTGATGAGTTTTTAATATTTGGCAACCGCCAAATGATGAGTTAATTCTATTAATAAAGCTAGTTTATATGGTTATTTCAATGTTGACAATATTTTATTAATAATAATTGTAAATCAATAAGTTATTGTTTTTTAGTGATGGTGTACACGACAACGAAAAAATTTGTAATTATTTAAAAACTAGATTATAAATTATACATAACTAGATGAAAGCGTAATCACCATTACAAGGAATGTATGGAGCTGATATTTAAAAGGATTCTTCAAAAGTGTTGTTAAAATCACCGATTATTTTTATTTAAGTTCATTAGAACTAAAGGGAAAAGAGTAGATCATTATTTTAAGCGAAAAAATACGCAATGATTGGGGTGATCATTGCGTAGAACAACGAATTTGTAGCTACAAATTCGGTTAAGGAGAAATGTTATGAACTTTGGGGATGGTTCATAACTTGAGATAAATAATAATACTACTCAATAGATACTTCATTAGTTTTAGCGTTAAGTCATGTTAATAAACGTTAAATATTAAGAGATTTATGTTTCTTTAGCCTCTAATATAAAAAAGCCTTTCAATCGAAAGGCTTTTTTATTGAGCAATTTATTTATAACTTAAAAGTGAAAAACACCTAAACCATTTTTGATTTCATCCAGTGTATCTTGAGTGATAATGCGGCACTTATCTGTACCTGTTTTTAAGATATCCATAATGTAATCAGGATCTTTTGCAAGTTCCATACGGCGTTCACGAATCGGGCTAATCAATTCTTTTAACACACCTTCAAGGCGTTTTTTCACTGTACCATCGCCTAAACCGCCGCGACGATAATGTGCTTTAAGTTCTTCAACTTCTTCTTTATTTGGATCAAAAGCGTCTAAATAGGTAAATACAATATTACCTTCAACTTGACCAGGATCTTCGATACGAAGATGGTTTGGATCGGTATACATTGCATTTACTGCTTTTTTAATGTCTTTATCCGAAGCATCTAATACAATAGTATTGCCTAAAGATTTAGACATTTTTGCTTTACCATCAAAACCTGGTAAGCGACTCATATTAGATAGAAGAGCTTTACATTCAGGTAAAACCTCATGACCAATTTGACGATTTAAACGACGAACAATTTCGTTGGTTTGTTCAATCATTGGAATTTGGTCTTCACCTACAGGCACGACAGTTGCTTTAAATGCAGTTATATCAGCAGCTTGTGCGACAGGGTAGCATAAAAAGCCTGCTGGAATATCACGTTCAAAACCACGTAGTTGAATTTCAGACTTAATGGTTGGATTGCGCTCTAAGCGTGAAACAGTCACGAAATTGAGATACAGCATGGTCAATTCATTGAGTGCAGGCAAACAAGATTGTACACAAATCGTGGTTTTTGTTGGATCAATACCGACCGCTAAATAATCTGTTGCAACTTCAATAATATTACGGCGAACTTTTTCAAAATTGTCCGCATTATCTGTCAGTGCTTGTGCATCTGCTAAAAGTAAATGCTGATGATGGGAATCTTGTAACCCTACACGTGAACGTAGTGAACCTACAAAATGTCCTAAATGAAGTTGTCCAGTTGGACGGTCGCCCGTTAAAATAATAGGACGATTGTCTTGATTACTCATTATATATTCCACAGCCGTAAGCGACGACATCTGTTGTTGCTAAATAATATGCCCACATTGTACGGCATAATTTTTTTTTATGTCAGCGAAAAAATCCACTTGATTGCAAAATATAAAAATTTCAAAAATGATATATAAAAATACATGTGCTTATATAAAGCATTTTAAAACTTGATTAAAATATACAGAAATACAGATTAGGATAAAAAGATGGCGAGTAGCTTGTTATTATTATTAGATGATATTGCCACGGTGTTAGATGATGTTGCAGTGATGAGTAAAATGGCCGCCAAGAAAACAGCAGGGGTTTTAGGCGATGATTTAGCACTTAATGCACAGCAAGTGACAGGCGTTCGTTCTGAACGAGAAATTCCTGTGGTGTGGGGGGTGGCAAAAGGCTCATTTATCAATAAATTGATTCTTGTACCTTTAGCACTTTTAATCAGTGTGATTGCACCTTGGTTGATTACGCCATTACTGATTATTGGTGGTCTGTTTTTATGTTATGAAGGTGTGGAAAAAGTTATTCATACGATCATGCATAAAAAAGCAAAAACGGCAGATACAGCCAAGGCTGAATTTGATGCTGTTGAAACAGATTTAGAAAAATTTGAAAAAGACAAAATTAAAGGCGCGGTTCGTACAGATTTTATTTTATCTGCAGAAATTGTGGTGATTTCATTAGGGACAGTCGCGACTCAACCTTTTATGACGAAAGTTTTAGTATTAACTGTGATTTCAATTATCATGACTGTTGGTGTTTATGGTTTTGTGGCGATGATTGTAAAAATTGATGACTTAGGTGTGTATTTAACGGAGCAAGCATCGAACTTAAAGAAAAGTATTGGTCGTGGTTTACTTGCATTTGCACCGATATTAATGAAAACTTTGTCTATTGTGGGTACGATTGCGATGTTTTTAGTGGGTGGCGGGATTATTTCACATGGTATTTCCGCTTTGCATCATTTTACTGAACAAACAGTTGATCAGGTTCAACATATTCCTACCGTGGGTTCAATCATTGGTGCAATGACGCCAACGTTGATTAATTTGGGTATTGGTATCGTGGCGGGTTTTATTGTTCTTATTTTGGTGAATATTGTTCAAAAAATTCGTGGGCAATCTGAAACGGTTTAATTGAGAAAATATCATTAAAATAGAAAGAATTTTATAAAAAATAAGGATAAGGCTATGCGTTGGAAAGGTCGTCGAGTAAGTAGCAATGTCGAAGATCGCCGTGGCGGCGGTGGGGCAAAAGCAGGCGGAATCAGTATTTTAGGCTTGATTGTGGCTTTTGTGGCTTGGAAATTTTTTGGTGTTGATCCACAACAGGCGTATCAAGCAACCAAACAAGTGACTTCAAGTGGACAAAGCCAACAAGTTGCACCTGAAAATTTAACGCCTGAGCAACAAGAAGTGTCAGACTTTGTCGGTACGGTACTTGCCGATACTGAAGATGTTTGGACCCCCATTTTTCAGGCACAAGGTGCACAATATGCTGCACCTAAATTGGTGATGTTTAGTGGGGCAACCAATTCAGGCTGTGGTGCAGCGCAGTCAGCAATGGGACCATTCTATTGTCCAGCAGATCAAAAAGTATATATCGATACGCAATTTTTCAAAGATATGCGTCAGCAAATGGGAATCTCTGGTGAACAAAATCAATCAGAGCTAAGTGCTCAAGATGAAGCTGGAGATTTTGCACAAGCCTATGTGATTGCTCACGAAGTGGGGCATCATGTACAAAATCTTTTGGGTATTTCAGGACAAGTGCAGCAAGCACGCCAGCGTGCGAGTGAGGCACAAGGCAATCAATTATCAGTGCGTTTAGAATTACAAGCAGATTGTTTGGCAGGTGTTTGGGCAAATAAAACCCATCAAAAAACTCAGTTCCTTGAACAAGGTGATGTGGAAGAAGCGATGGATGCTGCTGAGAAAATTGGGGATGATTATTTACAGAAAAAAGCACGTGGTTATGCAGTACCTGATAGCTTTACACATGGAACCAGCCAACAACGGATGCAATGGTTTCAAACAGGTTTAAAAACAGGTGACATGAATAGTTGTGATACTTTTCAATAAAATATCGGTTCATATATAAATAAAGGAAAGTAAAACTTTCCTTTATTTATTTAAAAAGGTTTGAAAATCACGCACTATTCGAATACAAACATAGAGTGCAAATAGACTAAAAAACCATAATAAAATCAATTGAAATTTTAGGCTTTCTATATCTGTTGTATAAAATTGATGAATTTGTTGATTGTCAAAATGAAAGCTTTTTGTCTCGAGATTTTGTGTATTTTGATAATTAACATTTTGAATATAATGATATTTACCGTAATGAACTAAATCTAACGTTTTAATTTGACGCAAATAATGTTGATTATCTGCATTTGTACATAAGCTATTCATATAGTGTTCACATGATATTGTGAAGATATAGCCTTGGTTGGGTAGGGTAATAAATATTTTTTCATCAGGCTTTTGGTTGTTACTGACCAAGCGCAATTCTTTAAGGGGTGTGCTCGCTAAATGCGTGTATTGAGGGGTGACTTGATGTGCAGTGAAAGCTTCATAGGTTTTAACTAGAGTTGTCCAAATCAGTAAAGTACTGACAATACCAATCAACGCTGCATAAAAATATCGGAAGATGATTTTAAAACGCATACAGTCATAAAAAATTGCAAAATTTGATAATACCGATTTCAAACTCGCTTTTAAACGCTTTTAAACGCTTTTAAACGCTTTTAAACGCTTTTATTAGAAATGATGTTGCAACTTGAGATTTATGTTAAAAAAATTATTTTTTACGGGCACTTGTTGGCATTTCTTTGTAAAATTATATAGATTTAAAAAATCACTTTTATTTCTTGATTCATTTTAAAAATGATTAGGTTGTAGTTGTTCACATATATTAAAAACTGAAAAAGGGTAAGCATGGGTAATTATTTTTTTCTACAAGTCTTGACAGTCGTTTTTGCTTTATCCATTGCAACTACCATTTTTAATAAGCGAATTTTAGGGTTTCCACAAGCCATTGGAGTACCGTTGGTTTCAGCGATATTTGTCTTTATTTTGCAATGGGGAGCGAGTTTGCTAAATGGCAATCAATTTATCTCCATTAATATTCATAATATTGAAGAAGCGGTTAGACATATTGATTTTTATGACTTTTTGGTCAATGGTGTAATTTGTTTTATTTTAACTTCCTCTGCATTGAAGTTTAAAGTATCTGATTTAAGAGTCCATTGGAAACCCATTAGTATCTTGGCGACCATTGCTTTGGTACTTTGTGCGGTGTTTTTTGCAGGTATAGTGTTTGGTTTTCAGTATCTGATTGGTAATCCTGTACCTATTTTGGTGTTGTTATTATTGGGTTCAGCATTGGGGGCGACTGACCCGATCGGGATTAAAGGTGTACTTAGTTCGGTACGTGCACCACATCATTTAATGGTTAAACTTGAAGGTGAATCGCTATTTAATGATGCGATGTGTATCGCCGTTTTTATGACGTTACTGAATGTGTTGGAAGGTGAACACTTTAGTTTGGTTGCAACTTTACAAACCTTGCTCTATGAAATTGTGGTTGCTGTGATTATCGGTTGGGCATTTGGTTTAGGTATTTTACGTTTACTGCGTGGTAAACATGAAATGGAGTCTTTGATTTTAACCACAGCGCTACTGGCATGTGGTTCATATCTTGTGGCGTTGTTTGCTCATGCTTCTGCACCTATTGCCTGTGTAATCGGTGGTTTGATTGTTGGAAATAAATGGAAAGAAATTTTACAAGAGCGTGAAATTCGTGAAGTTAATCATTTCTGGCATACTGTTGAAGGCATTATTAATTCTTTCTTATTTACCTTAATTGGTCTTGAGATTTTTATTTTAGACTTGAGTACAAGTTTGATTTTAGGAGGGATCTTTGCTTTCTTTGCGTTACATTTATCTCGTTTTGCAGCAAACTATTTGGCTTTTGCATTTTTTCCTTCTTTCAGACACAAGAGCTATAATGGCAGTTTAGCGATTCTATCTTGGGGTGGGGTACGTGGTGGTATTTCGCTTGCCTTGATCTTAGCTGTCGCAAACATTCCTGAATTACGTGATTATAGTAGTATTTTAATTGGTTATACGTTTATTAGCGTATTGCTCTCAGGTATTGTTTGTGGTCTAGGTTTGCCTGCGGTGATGAATGCTTTTTATTACAACCCGAATGAAGAAAAGCAAGGTTTCAAAGGTTGGTATCAGCGTATGTGTCATAAAATGAACCGTAAAGGCGTAAAATATATTGTTGGTGAAGACGCTGAAGGTCATGAAACAATTACGATTTATAACCCTGAAGCTTTAGTTGATAAAAAATCAGATGATGGTGTGGCCTCTGTACACCGTCCAGATAAAGCACAAGAAGTAAAACGTTTGGAAAATCCAAGTAATTTCTAAAGTTGAGTATTGTGTTCAACATAAAAAAACCGAATGTTTTTACATTCGGTTTTTTAATGAGAAAAATCATTTAATTGGTAGATGGAAAGTACACCGTATTGGCTGCTTTAAAGGTATTGACGTGTAAAGGAACTAAATCATCCAATTTCTGATAACCACCAGCTAAAACAAACATAATGGGTAAATTGTATTTTTTAGCCAATTTAAATACCATTAAATCTCGTTCATAGAGCATTTCAGTACTGAACCACTTTGAACCACAACGGTCATTTTGATGACAGTCCATGCCTGCTTGATAGACGATTAAATCCGCTTGCCATGCTAAAGCATGTTCAAACCCATCCACCACCGCTTCAGCATATTGCTCAAATGAT
The DNA window shown above is from Acinetobacter piscicola and carries:
- a CDS encoding ELM1/GtrOC1 family putative glycosyltransferase, which gives rise to MGSNTSVIVIHDGRKGHLNPSLAVAEIIQEKYSLGFQAFQLPITLSKKWVSLFKKFSNFPIFYKFLGQLFFKFEPTGIQQTEIIICSGMPNLIYAAYLAQKYQIPLLYVGNLRKFNENLIDLSITALAQNVNCKQIILPTPPVSAHFATQLKAQEQHEAVLLLGGSTSDYPFSKQDYSDMIQEFAHFVSIHQLKGSVICSRRTPDLDPKSLDLLRAQQIDHIDPHQKFTMSEKLAQCKYIFVTEDSITMLSEAIHTGAIVTSVCLNEAKTDELIEKYLNYQYIQRKSIAHLGQVVEHYSPIKRTDMVTPLVQQLDRLYFQGHFHKVTNSRKKNKAYA
- a CDS encoding M61 family metallopeptidase, whose translation is MLHYQIEFDDYRQHLVHVTLRFLANPTQVLSLPTWIPGSYLIREFAKHLEAVKAYDEAGRELQITKFDKNKWRLYNTDHELITVEYDVYAYDLSVRGAYVDQTRFYVNPACLCLGLQDQEHSPIELEIFLPEELKHFQIATGLASKSLVKGRYTLTAKNYAELIDCPFELADQTRFSFEAHGIPHEFVVSGQHAMNAERMQQDIEKICSTEIAMFGSAPFANYTFMTMATGNSYGGLEHPNSTSLITPRDDLPKADEPVEPSADYQRFLGLCSHEYFHSWLVKFIRPENLATYDLNQESLTSLLWIFEGFTSYYDDLILYRSGVISQESYLKLLKAQIDRYLQNPGRFIQTVAESSFDAWIKFYRQDENSNNAGTSYYNKGCLVALCLDLGLRMKGSSLDALMRKLYENTQNGIQVNERTIFTLCEELTGVQWIEQINHLINTTEELPLDQLLPEFGIDFEVKNEKTLPFGLKISDKAEGVLIQQAHRNGTGAKAGLSAHDVIIAIDGLKASEKLLVKYAKQATNFTVYAFRRDELIQCELQGGEVELSTVELNVVDQSKVAKWLSI
- a CDS encoding YqiJ family protein — translated: MWELFTHPSNLFFSVSLCLMLLLGVFECLLLILGASTQGFLDQFIPDGLGEAKSLAIDLDVEQNFVVQFLDWLYLGRIPVLVWLIIFLTVYAVFGFAVQAAFFAFTQHYLPIWISAPACLFLCMPLVRVSAALISKILPQDETTAIHSDELIGRTALIILGEAKKNYPAQAKVLDQFGQTHYVLVEPELDMIFSQGQEVILTQKTANGFQAIQL
- a CDS encoding D-alanyl-D-alanine carboxypeptidase family protein, whose product is MKIATYLLVFICSLCSTFVNAALLNINPASVEAEAWTILDTQTGQTIAEYNSHVQRAPASMTKMMVAYIALKEIQAGHLKKDEILTATPIVKIVQWDESQMYLKEGEQISVDQLIAGLIVMSANDAAVTLAERISGTLPAFIERMNKEAKALGMNNTHFANAPGVTMPEHFSSAHDMALLGQAVAQHTPDYLHYSVMPSFSYKQHFHHATNLILKTDPSVDGLKTGFTKAAGYNLALSAHRPTLNPDVPDRRIIVVVMGTKNASKRAEVAHKLLNLAYAYTRDEVVIKDKQLIAELPVVKSTLKMFKVEAKKPQIVTTSLYNNVQPIDLMNFDNINSRIMQANATGLLSAVHPLQNTETHLNVELNEASLTAPLAKIMHLAKVNVYQNDLLLQSFDIEDEVHIEQASWFERLLEWLKTWLGF
- a CDS encoding flotillin family protein; translated protein: MMSSSFNQILILAGLILAALIFIGIIIARLYKRSSKEVSFVRTGFGGEKVILNGGAIVLPVLHEVIPVNMNTLRLEVKRAADQALITRDRMRVDVMAEFYVRVKPTAESIATAAQTLGKKTMSPPELKDLVEGKFVDSLRAVAAEMAMEELHEKRVDFVQKVQQVVSEDLFKNGLELETVSLTGLDQTSFKFFNPQNAFDAEGLTKLTETIEDRRKKRNDIEQDADLAIKAKNLETQQAQLQILREEEYAKMQQEREISIRKAEQLAEIASQEASKKREAEEARIAADREVELKRIASARDVENENIVKAQLIQKAQVEQKKTIELAEQDRAIAIAEKSRAESEAKALADQARAQAVKAEEEVLTVRETQRAERIKAVELVAAKQVAETDAIAITVAAEASKKAAVDEAEAVRIAAEAEAEKVRLKAKGEADAKILLAQAQEKQYHVDAEGTRAVNEANNILSTEQVEMQIRLALLKYLPEIIRESVKPMENIDDIKILQVNGLGGMGGSSAAMDTGTEQGQVALSDQVVNSALRYRTQAPLIDSLMNELGIQGGDINGLTQSLKAKTDAK